The Lactobacillus sp. ESL0680 genome has a segment encoding these proteins:
- a CDS encoding F0F1 ATP synthase subunit delta, with the protein MALSREEIAARYGTALFGYAQDMNSLDAVHADLQELAQAVSVNPQILNVFSDPIFNSDEKKASLSVIEQGLNAEVQNFLNFLLEYDRFADLPDIIDEFNDLYDQAKKITSGTAITAVKLDDAQLAALSNSYAQKYGLKDVRLKNEVDESILGGVILRIGDRLIDGSIKNKLKKIRVQLINKD; encoded by the coding sequence ATGGCCTTAAGTAGAGAAGAAATAGCTGCACGTTATGGAACAGCACTGTTCGGCTACGCGCAGGATATGAATTCTTTGGATGCTGTTCATGCGGATTTACAGGAGTTGGCGCAAGCTGTTTCTGTTAATCCGCAGATCTTGAATGTTTTTAGTGATCCAATTTTTAATAGTGATGAAAAAAAGGCCTCACTTTCAGTTATTGAACAAGGTTTGAATGCTGAAGTGCAAAACTTTTTGAACTTTCTATTAGAATATGATCGTTTTGCGGACTTGCCTGATATTATTGATGAGTTTAATGATTTGTACGATCAGGCAAAAAAGATTACGTCAGGAACTGCAATTACTGCAGTTAAGCTTGATGATGCGCAACTAGCTGCTTTGAGTAATAGTTATGCGCAAAAATACGGCTTAAAAGATGTTCGTCTTAAAAATGAAGTAGACGAAAGCATCTTGGGCGGTGTAATCTTACGCATTGGTGACCGCTTAATTGACGGCTCCATTAAAAACAAGCTGAAAAAAATTCGCGTTCAGTTAATAAATAAAGATTAA
- the atpF gene encoding F0F1 ATP synthase subunit B produces MTFQTLFAASGHIYLGNTLWYLIVFAILLVLVKHYAWGPVSDMMEKRRQKVINDLDSAASDRKKAEVLANEREAALKNSRQEATQILSDAKANAQKTSSKIVADANTDAASIHDKAKADAAQAKADALNEARGQVADISVAIAEKVIAKNLSAADQKDLVDQFIKGLNE; encoded by the coding sequence ATGACATTTCAAACTTTATTTGCAGCCTCAGGTCATATTTATCTTGGCAATACCCTTTGGTATTTAATTGTTTTTGCAATTTTGCTAGTGCTGGTTAAGCATTATGCTTGGGGACCAGTCTCCGACATGATGGAAAAACGGCGCCAAAAGGTAATTAATGATTTGGATTCGGCTGCAAGCGATCGTAAAAAAGCTGAAGTTTTAGCTAATGAACGTGAAGCTGCCTTGAAGAATTCAAGACAAGAGGCAACTCAGATTCTCTCTGATGCCAAGGCTAACGCGCAAAAGACAAGCAGCAAGATTGTGGCTGATGCCAATACTGATGCTGCTTCAATTCACGATAAGGCAAAAGCTGATGCTGCTCAAGCAAAGGCAGATGCTTTGAATGAAGCGCGTGGGCAAGTTGCAGATATTTCGGTAGCAATTGCTGAAAAGGTAATTGCTAAAAACTTATCTGCTGCTGACCAAAAAGATTTAGTCGATCAATTCATTAAGGGGCTGAATGAATAA
- the atpE gene encoding F0F1 ATP synthase subunit C, with amino-acid sequence MSQGFKYIAAAIAAGIAALAASWGNGKVISKTIESMARQPESAGNLRSTMFIGVGLIEAVPILAVVVAFLILFL; translated from the coding sequence ATGTCACAAGGTTTTAAATATATTGCTGCAGCAATTGCAGCCGGAATCGCTGCTTTAGCTGCTTCTTGGGGTAACGGAAAAGTTATTTCAAAGACTATTGAAAGCATGGCTCGCCAACCAGAAAGTGCCGGCAACTTGAGATCAACTATGTTTATCGGTGTTGGTTTGATCGAAGCCGTTCCTATCTTGGCAGTCGTTGTTGCATTCCTGATTCTCTTCCTTTAA
- the atpB gene encoding F0F1 ATP synthase subunit A, translating into MEKSFVFKFLGLNFDLTGIIGSTLMAAVILFVCIWLSRKVEMKPNKKQNAIEYLLDFTDNIVKDNVEDQDAQKHLSLYAFVLFLFIWFMNMLGLFLEVKAGDYMFVKSPTADPVTTMSFAMMTLLLSFTFGIQKFGVGGYWRNYAAPVGFLFPINMIEEITNFLTLSLRLYGNIYAGEVLLTLIGNSLAPSFGISTLVLAAPLAMIWQGFSVFIGSIQAYVFVTLSMVYIGKKVTKE; encoded by the coding sequence ATGGAGAAATCATTTGTTTTTAAATTTTTGGGCTTAAACTTTGATCTTACTGGGATCATTGGCTCAACTTTAATGGCAGCCGTGATTTTATTTGTCTGTATTTGGCTTTCACGTAAAGTTGAAATGAAACCAAACAAAAAGCAAAATGCGATAGAATATCTACTTGATTTTACAGATAACATTGTTAAAGATAATGTCGAAGATCAAGATGCGCAGAAGCATTTATCACTTTATGCTTTCGTTTTGTTTCTCTTTATCTGGTTTATGAACATGCTTGGTCTGTTCTTGGAAGTCAAAGCTGGCGACTATATGTTTGTCAAGTCGCCAACAGCTGACCCAGTGACGACAATGTCGTTTGCAATGATGACCTTGCTTCTATCATTTACGTTTGGAATACAAAAGTTCGGCGTTGGTGGATATTGGCGCAATTACGCAGCACCAGTTGGTTTTTTGTTCCCAATCAATATGATTGAGGAAATTACTAACTTTTTGACGTTGTCTTTGCGTTTATACGGTAATATCTATGCTGGTGAAGTTCTGTTAACGTTAATTGGAAATAGTTTAGCTCCAAGCTTTGGTATTTCTACGTTAGTCTTAGCTGCGCCGCTTGCAATGATTTGGCAAGGTTTCTCTGTCTTCATTGGCTCTATCCAAGCATATGTTTTCGTAACTTTGTCGATGGTTTACATTGGAAAAAAGGTTACAAAGGAATAA
- the upp gene encoding uracil phosphoribosyltransferase: protein MGKFTVLDHPLIQHKLTIIRRKETSSNEFRRIVGEIGGLMTYEITRDLPLKDVEIETPIGKTTQKEIAGKKLTIVPILRAGMGMLNGVMEMIPSAKVGVIGMYRDEETLKPHEYFCKMPKDIAERECLIVDPMLATGGSANMAIGALKKRGVKDIRLAVLVAAPEGVKAIQEENPDVDIYAAAEDEELLSNGYIFPGLGDAGDRLFGTK, encoded by the coding sequence ATGGGCAAATTTACAGTTTTGGATCACCCATTGATTCAACACAAATTAACCATTATCAGACGTAAGGAAACGAGTTCCAATGAATTTCGCCGCATTGTTGGTGAAATTGGTGGTCTCATGACTTATGAAATCACCAGAGATTTGCCACTCAAGGATGTTGAGATTGAGACACCAATTGGTAAAACCACTCAAAAAGAAATTGCCGGTAAAAAGTTGACCATTGTGCCAATCTTACGTGCTGGTATGGGAATGCTAAATGGTGTGATGGAAATGATTCCGTCAGCTAAAGTCGGTGTCATTGGGATGTACCGTGATGAAGAAACTTTGAAGCCGCACGAATACTTCTGCAAGATGCCAAAGGATATTGCAGAACGTGAATGTTTGATTGTTGACCCAATGCTTGCAACTGGTGGCTCAGCTAACATGGCAATTGGCGCCTTGAAGAAGCGCGGCGTTAAAGATATTCGCCTAGCTGTTTTGGTTGCTGCACCAGAAGGTGTTAAGGCAATTCAAGAAGAAAACCCAGACGTTGATATTTATGCTGCAGCTGAAGATGAAGAATTATTGTCAAATGGCTACATTTTCCCAGGTCTTGGTGATGCTGGTGATCGGCTGTTTGGGACCAAATAA